DNA from Gracilinanus agilis isolate LMUSP501 chromosome 3, AgileGrace, whole genome shotgun sequence:
aagactttacacaatacttttcaaaatattttttcataaatgtaAAAAAGTTGACAATTTCtgcagagaaaaatattttctattttaaaatactttgggGACCATTTGTCAGTTATAGCTAGATCTCTACTTTATAGTTTTGCCAtacatttaatattattaatgtaTCTACTAGTATCTCTCAAATTAACTCAGAAATGTACAGTTTGTGAATGAACAAATACCATAGACAAACAGTCCAGCATCATCCTCTGAACTGTGGAGAATCCAAGAGAATGACATGACAGCATGATACATTGAAAAGGGTCAGAGGACTCGAGCTATTCCTTAGCCAAGCACTTGCAGGAACAAGTCAACTATGATGTCTTCTAGATCAACTAACTAGTCAGTCCATGGAGTTCTTAACCTGTAGTGGATGAACTTTTTTGAACTATTTTGATAACTGAGTttcaaaatataattgagaaaggAAGTAACTTGCCAGAGTTACTTCAAGTTCAAGTTCATCAAGTTTGCAAAGTGGCTCTATATTTGTTACCTcagttaatcctcaaaacaactttaaGAGGTAGCTGTCATTATGATTAGCCAGTTtaaggataaagaaaatgaagctgaGAGAGGTTTCCTGATTTGCCCAGGTTAAGTGAGGCTGTCTTCCTTGTCTTTAAATAAGGGACAAATCTTACATAAACTACCTGCCTCACAGGACTGTTTGTTGTGAGAAATCCTACGCAGAACTGGAAGACGCCTTGTCTAGCCAAACATAATTCACAGAAAAGGGACATCCAGAGTGAGGGAAGTGACATGCCAAAAGTCACATggtcatcatcaacatcatcaccaCCATTAGCGTTTAGGGTCTACTTATAATTTgtcatctaataataataatagcaaacatttatatagcacctactatgtgccagtcactttgcaattattatctcatttgatcctcacaacaaccctaagaggtaggtgctgttattattcctattttaaagataagaaaatcaaaactGGGAAAGGCTATGAGACATGCTGGGGTGAGGCCCCAAAGCTATTTGAGTCTAGGGCAGCATTctaactcaaatttaaaaaaacaacccatactttctgtcttagaatcagtactgtgaattgattctaaggcagaagagcagatgtaaggaataggcaatgggggtacagtgacttgcccagggtcacacagttaagaattctgtaagcaagatttgaacccaggatctctcatctctaggtctggctctcaaaccactaagccacctagctagccTCTTAAGTCTCCTTTTAAtgccaagtccagcactctggcCTCACCTTGACAATCTGCCAGACCTAGGATCTGAACCTggggcctctgactccaaacatccttcaaagcaccttttttttttttttttttttttttaaataaaacaacatGAGTAGCTCTCAGTTTAGGAATGGGCTAACTTCAGCCCTTATatctaggtgacacaatggatagaacgcAGAGCCTGGAGTCACAGaaccccgagttcaaatccctcatATACTTAataatagttatgtgaccttgggcaaatcactttatcctgttggcctcagtttcttcatctgtaaagtgagccagagaaggaaatggcaaatcagttcAGTATCTGTCCCAAGGAAAACCCCATATAGAATCACGGAAGGCTGGACACGAAGGGCATTACTGGACAAACTTCAGCACTCCCCAGGGATGTGACCCTGGGAGAACGCCCTGCCCTCTTAAGTGTCCGGTCCCCCTCGCTCcccacttccttccctccctttcccccttccccttccccttccccgcCCTCACCGTTCAAAAAGAAGAAGTTGCCCTCAAAGTCGGTGCCCTCCCAGCTCAGAGAGTCCCCCAAGGGCCGCTGGCAGCGAGAGCACAGGAACACGCACGGCATCTCCCGCCGCTGCGCATCCAAGTCACTGCCGATTCCGGGGCCATTAATGATCTTCGCCTGCTTCTGCATACACCGCACAACGTCGTCCTCCGTGACATCCCGGGCTTTTAGCTTCTGAATATGCAAGGACCTTTGGAAGGTAGCCTCCAAGGGATCCGATTCCGCCATGGCTTTCAAACCGCCCGCCCGCGCGCTGCCTAGGAGTGGGGCTGGGCGCCGAAGATGTGGTGAGGGCGCATGCGTGCCGAAGAAGGACAGAGAGGAGCGCTTGCTTCCGCCTCAAACCTCAGTGGTTGGGAGCGAGAGGCGGAGGGCTTTCTTCTGGGTCGCACTGCGCATGCTTCTTATCTCAGCCTTCTTGGTTTCTGCGTGGGATTCTTTTACTTAAAGGGGAAAACAAAAGAGCGGTCCAGTTCCCAGCGCCCAAATACTAATGTATTAAATCTAAGTGACCTTCCCCGGCTTCTCCCATCTCCATTAATGGATAGCTTTTTCCTGGGATCGTCACTACAGATATTAAAAGTCACGGAATATGCGTTTAGCACGGTACCTAGCATATATACAGTATAGTGCTTAATTAAAGTTGACgattattgattaattgaaagaacttcagtcaacaaacatttattaagcccttgttctattaggcactgtgctaagctcttagGGATACAAAGGGAAGCAAATAAATTATCTTTGCAGCGGAGAAGGTCCAAGTGTAATGCATGCAACATGTAAATAGCTTTAGAAAAACAAGATAACGTATAAATTAGGTATATTCTCACAGGGCAGGCACTAAGATTCAGAAGGATTAGGAATGCCTTCTTGTAAAATTCAGGAacttagctgggatttgaaggaaaccaagaattGAGAttagggagaaaattccaggcatgggggacagagAATGAAAACACAGGAGTTAGGAGGACTGACTTGGAGGAATAACaaagagaccagtgtcactgaatcTCAGAGTACACTGTGGTGGGTAAAGTGAAAGAAGATTAGAATGGTAGTAGGGGGTCAGGTTATGAAGAAGTTGGAACCCCagtatgactggggatgtagactcttaaacaatcactctagtgcaaatgttaataatatggaaataggtcttgatcatgcaaaacccagtggaattgcttgttggctactggaggggggtgggaggaggggagggaaggaacatgattcatgtaaccatggaaaaatattcaaaaataaataaataaacaaatgaacttttaaaaaaaagttggaacCCCAAAAagagaactttatatttgatcttgggagTTATAAGGAGCCTCTGGAGTTTAGGAAGATCACTGGCTACAAGAGAATGATAGACTAGAgaagggagaaacttgaggcagaaagaccaaCCAATAGACTATTGCAATTATCCAAGAAGTAATGAGGATGTGCACCAGAGGAGTAGCAGTgatgaaaaagagaaggggacatgTAAGAGAAATGTTGAGGAGAGAGAATAGGCCTTGGCAACAaaatatgggggaggggggaggagaggggagagaggagacaaaGATGATATCTAATTTGAGAACCTGGGTAACAGGGAAAATGTTGATGTCCTTGCTAATAATAGGAAaattgagaagaggaaagaaaattttagacATATTGAGATTAAGATGTCAGTTAGACATCTAGTTTGTGGTATCCAGTAGACCATTGGAGATATAAGTCTGGAAGTTAGGAACGAGGTAAAATAAGTAAACCTGAGAATTATCTGCATAGAAataactgaatccatgggagATGAttacatcaaatgaaataatagagagggagaagagaagatcagGACAGATCCTTGTGGTACACTCAACATTAACAGGAGTGACCTAGATAAAGAACCAGGAAAGGAGAATGAGACTTCCAAAAAGAGGGGTCAGATTGACAGGAGAACTGGGACAGATTAgtatcacaaaaacccagagagaagaaagtatcaaagatATGAGGGTGATCAACAGTGGCATAgactacagagaagtcaagaagaacgaggactgaaaaaaacaaactgcAGAGAGTTAAGAAATGactaagaggaaagaaagtagaggCACTAAGTATAGACAGTCTTCTCAAGAAGTTTGGCCacaaaaaggaggagaaatattGAATATTAGTTAATGGGTCTAAATGAATCAAGTGAGGATCTGGGAGAGATGGAGGAGACTTGGGCATGCTTATAGAAAGTGTGGATATAGTCAGTAAGCAGGGAGACATTGAATGTGAGAGTGGTGATGACAATTCAAGGAAATCTGTTGAAGATTTTTACATGTAAAAGGATTTATTTTGGCACAGAGAAAGAGCCACCTCTTCAAGTAAAAGGAATGCTTTGCAAGGGCTCAGTTTAAGATTATGTAACAGATTCGTGGTGGACCTGTCAACACAATTTTGTGACTgtctctattttttgtttttttgttgttgttttttttttgtcatttgttccAACTTTGTAGGACCAAAAGTAGCAGATAGTGGAAATAATCCAAAGCTGAGGTGTGGCCCAGCCATGTCAGATGTGGGATAAAAGGGCAAGTgactcaaaagaagaaaacagtatAGAATTGAACTGATTCATCAAGGGGTTAAGATCAGGAAAGAAGTAGAGTAGGAATAGAGAGTTGAAGAATTGGATAGTGAAGATGAAGAACAGATTatggccatgttggtgaacctatggcatgtgtacTAGAGCAGggcttttctcttcccctccccacattgaggacatttctcccagtctaaaagattcaccatcactagGTTATGGGATTgcaagacagagaaaaagatagaACACTAGATTGTTATCAAAAAGAAATTgcagagttccgggttaagatggcggcagagtaagaagcagctcttaacctctcctgaccaaaacacacaaaactcctcaaggggacgtaaaaacaagtccagacgaacagaggaaccccacaacagggcacagcgtggaaggtacgtggaatcgaggcatttccatgctataaaggggtgaaacagctctcactaaatcgcgggctgagcaaccaccccacccccatcccctccacacacaacacctgtagcactgaggccagctaaaaagaaatagagcacgtttggggcacccatcgagtcattggcagctccggggcctgttcctgagagcagcgggatttgggaccccaggaagctagtgagcgcacgcggaatttgagcgcaggagcaggacgCCAGGAGCGGACGCTGGGCTCAGAGTGCGGGCTGAGAGCAGAGGCACcggtggaggcatgggtggaggcagacgggtgtacgactgtggaagcagcgccctgaggcttgtaaaaaaacctccagcagaggatcaagcaaggggatccaccagggggcttgaccgcggacagaccctgagcgcaaggataaacctgagaagctgctgggctaacgatggctacccagtctcaggaagctcagaagagaaagattaacaacaagaaaaagaagtctttaacactcgacaacttttacacagagaaaatccagacaaccgagcaaacagaggaggagaacaaacaagcatctggaccctccacaaataaggaaaactcctcacaagctatggaagagttcaaaactgagattttgaggaaaatggaagagatctggcaagaaaataactgtttaaaaggtagaatcttgcaactggaaagtgaggctcagaaaccaaatgaactgataagcaaattgaacaccagaaaggaccagattgaaaaggaataccagaagcttatagccgaaaaccagaagattatggccaaaaaccagaagattatggccgaaaaccaaaagatcatagccgaaaaccgaaagattatagctgaaaaccactccctaaaggctagaattgagcagctagaatctaatgatctctcaagacaacaagaacaaataaaacaaagtcaaaagactgaaaaaatagaaggaaacatgaaatatctcaatgagagagtgacagaccaagaaaaccggtctagaagagacaatttgagaataattggtcttccagaaaaaccagaaattaatagaaacctggactccatactaaaagaaataattcagcaaaattgccctgaagtcctacaacaacagggcaatatagacattgaaaggattcatagaataccTGCGACGTTCGAtgaagaaaagacaacacccagaaatataattgccaaattcaagagtttccaagcaaaggaaagaatcttacaagaagccagaaagaaacaattcaaatatcaaggagcaccaatcaggatcacacaggatctggcagcctccacactaaaagatcgcaaggcttggaatacgatattcagaaaggcaagagagctgggcctgcaaccacggatcaactacccatcaaaattgactatatatttccaagggaaagtatgggcattcaacaaaattgaagaattccaggtatttgcacagaaaagaccagggctaaatggaaagtttgatatccaaccacagaaatcgagagaaacatgaaaaggtaaataagatacagaggggaaagaaagaaaacttataatttttaaatttgcctttttaagggcctcagtgagatctaattatctgtattcctatgtagagaaacgttatgtataattctctgtagtgaactctattcactattataatattcactattatagtaatcagaagaataattNNNNNNNNNNNNNNNNNNNNNNNNNNNNNNNNNNNNNNNNNNNNNNNNNNNNNNNNNNNNNNNNNNNNNNNNNNNNNNNNNNNNNNNNNNNNNNNNNNNNNNNNNNNNNNNNNNNNNNNNNNNNNNNNNNNNNNNNNNNNNNNNNNNNNNNNNNNNNNNNNNNNNNNNNNNNNNNNNNNNNNNNNNNNNNNNNNNNNNNNNNNNNNNNNNNNNNNNNNNNNNNNNNNNNNNNNNNNNNNNNNNNNNNNNNNNNNNNNNNNNNNNNNNNNNNNNNNNNNNNNNNNNNNNNNNNNNNNNNNNNNNNNNNNNNNNNNNNNNNNNNNNNNNNNNNNNNNNNNNNNNNNNNNNNNNNNNNNNNNNNNNNNNNNNNNNNNNNNNNNNNNNNNNNNNNNNNNNNNNNNNNNNNNNNNNNNNNNNNNNNNNNNNNNNNNNNNNNNNNNNNNNNNNNNNNNNNNNNNNNNNNNNNNNNNNNNNNNNNNNNNNNNNNNNNNNNNNNNNNNNNNNNNNNNNNNNNNNNNNNNNNNNNNNNNNNNNNNNNNNNNNNNNNNNNNNNNNNNNNNNNNNNNNNNNNNNNNNNNNNNNNNNNNNNNNNNNNNNNNNNNNNNNNNNNNNNNNNNNNNNNNNNNNNNNNNNNNNNNNNNNNNNNNNNNNNNNNNNNNNNNNNNNNNNNNNNNNNNNNNNNNNNNNNNNNNNNNNNNNNNNNNNNNNNNNNNNNNNNNNNNNNNNNNNNNNNNNNNNNNNNNNNNNNNNNNNNNNNNNNNNNNNNNNNNNNNNNNNNNNNNNNNNNNNNNNNNNNNNNNNNNNNNNNNNNNNNNNNNNNNNNNNNNNNNNNNNNNNNNNNNNNNNNNNNNNNNNNNNNNNNNNNNNNNNNNNNNNNNNNNNNNNNNNNNNNNNNNNNNNNNNNNNNNNNNNNNNNNNNNNNNNNNNNNNNNNNNNNNNNNNNNNNNNNNNNNNNNNNNNNNNNNNNNNNNNNNNNNNNNNNNNNNNNNNNNNNNNNNNNNNNNNNNNNNNNNNNNNNNNNNNNNNNNNNNNNNNNNNNNNNNNNNNNNNNNNNNNNNNNNNNNNNNNNNNNNNNNNNNNNNNNNNNNNNNNNNNNNNNNNNNNNNNNNNNNNNNNNNNNNNNNNNNNNNNNNNNNNNNNNNNNNNNNNNNNNNNNNNNNNNNNNNNNNNNNNNNNNNNNNNNNNNNNNNNNNNNNNNNNNNNNNNNNNNNNNNNNNNNNNNNNNNNNNNNNNNNNNNNNNNNNNNNNNNNNNNNNNNNNNNNNNNNNNNNNNNNNNNNNNNNNNNNNNNNNNNNNNNNNNNNNNNNNNNNNNNNNNNNNNNNNNNNNNNNNNNNNNNNNNNNNNNNNNNNNNNNNNNNNNNNNNNNNNNNNNNNNNNNNNNNNNNNNNNNNNNNNNNNNNNNNNNNNNNNNNNNNNNNNNNNNNNNNNNNNNNNNNNNNNNNNNNNNNNNNNNNNNNNNNNNNNNNNNNNNNNNNNNNNNNNNNNNNNNNNNNNNNNNNNNNNNNNNNNNNNNNNNNNNNNNNNNNNNNNNNNNNNNNNNNNNNNNNNNNNNNNNNNNNNNNNNNNNNNNNNNNNNNNNNNNNNNNNNNNNNNNNNNNNNNNNNNNNNNNNNNNNNNNNNNNNNNNNNNNNNNNNNNNNNNNNNNNNNNNNNNNNNNNNNNNNNNNNNNNNNNNNNNNNNNNNNNNNNNNNNNNNNNNNNNNNNNNNNNNNNNNNNNNNNNNNNNNNNNNNNNNNNNNNNNNNNNNNNNNNNNNNNNNNNNNNNNNNNNNNNNNNNNNNNNNNNNNNNNNNNNNNNNNNNNNNNNNNNNNNNNNNNNNNNNNNNNNNNNNNNNNNNNNNNNNNNNNNNNNNNNNNNNNNNNNNNNNNNNNNNNNNNNNNNNNNNNNNNNNNNNNNNNNNNNNNNNNNNNNNNNNNNNNNNNNNNNNNNNNNNNNNNNNNNNNNNNNNNNNNNNNNNNNNNNNNNNNNNNNNNNNNNNNNNNNNNNNNNNNNNNNNNNNNNNNNNNNNNNNNNNNNNNNNNNNNNNNNNNNNNNNNNNNNNNNNNNNNNNNNNNNNNNNNNNNNNNNNNNNNNNNNNNNNNNNNNNNNNNNNNNNNNNNNNNNNNNNNNNNNNNNNNNNNNNNNNNNNNNNNNNNNNNNNNNNNNNNNNNNNNNNNNNNNNNNNNNNNNNNNNNNNNNNNNNNNNNNNNNNNNNNNNNNNNNNNNNNNNNNNNNNNNNNNNNNNNNNNNNNNNNNNNNNNNNNNNNNNNNNNNNNNNNNNNNNNNNNNNNNNNNNNNNNNNNNNNNNNNNNNNNNNNNNNNNNNNNNNNNNNNNNNNNNNNNNNNNNNNNNNNNNNNNNNNNNNNNNNNNNNNNNNNNNNNNNNNNNNNNNNNNNNNNNNNNNNNNNNNNNNNNNNNNNNNNNNNNNNNNNNNNNNNNNNNNNNNNNNNNNNNNNNNNNNNNNNNNNNNNNNNNNNNNNNNNNNNNNNNNNNNNNNNNNNNNNNNNNNNNNNNNNNNNNNNNNNNNNNNNNNNNNNNNNNNNNNNNNNNNNNNNNNNNNNNNNNNNNNNNNNNNNNNNNNNNNNNNNNNNNNNNNNNNNNNNNNNNNNNNNNNNNNNNNNNNNNNNNNNNNNNNNNNNNNNNNNNNNNNNNNNNNNNNNNNNNNNNNNNNNNNNNNNNNNNNNNNNNNNNNNNNNNNNNNNNNNNNNNNNNNNNNNNNNNNNNNNNNNNNNNNNNNNNNNNNNNNNNNNNNNNNNNNNNNNNNNNNNNNNNNNNNNNNNNNNNNNNNNNNNNNNNNNNNNNNNNNNNNNNNNNNNNNNNNNNNNNNNNNNNNNNNNNNNNNNNNNNNNNNNNNNNNNNNNNNNNNNNNNNNNNNNNNNNNNNNNNNNNNNNNNNNNNNNNNNNNNNNNNNNNNNNNNNNNNNNNNNNNNNNNNNNNNNNNNNNNNNNNNNNNNNNNNNNNNNNNNNNNNNNNNNNNNNNNNNNNNNNNNNNNNNNNNNNNNNNNNNNNNNNNNNNNNNNNNNNNNNNNNNNNNNNNNNNNNNNNNNNNNNNNNNNNNNNNNNNNNNNNNNNNNNNNNNNNNNNNNNNNNNNNNNNNNNNNNNNNNNNNNNNNNNNNNNNNNNNNNNNNNNNNNNNNNNNNNNNNNNNNNNNNNNNNNNNNNNNNNNNNNNNNNNNNNNNNNNNNNNNNNNNNNNNNNNNNNNNNNNNNNNNNNNNNNNNNNNNNNNNNNNNNNNNNNNNNNNNNNNNNNNNNNNNNNNNNNNNNNNNNNNNNNNNNNNNNNNNNNNNNNNNNNNNNNNNNNNNNNNNNNNNNNNNNNNNNNNNNNNNNNNNNNNNNNNNNNNNNNNNNNNNNNNNNNNNNNNNNNNNNNNNNNNNNNNNNNNNNNNNNNNNNNNNNNNNNNNNNNNNNNNNNNNNNNNNNNNNNNNNNNNNNNNNNNNNNNNNNNNNNNNNNNNNNNNNNNNNNNNNNNNNNNNNNNNNNNNNNNNNNNNNNNNNNNNNNNNNNNNNNNNNNNNNNNNNNNNNNNNNNNNNNNNNNNNNNNNNNNNNNNNNNNNNNNNNNNNNNNNNNNNNNNNNNNNNNNNNNNNNNNNNNNNNNNNNNNNNNNNNNNNNNNNNNNNNNNNNNNNNNNNNNNNNNNNNNNNNNNNNNNNNNNNNNNNNNNNNNNNNNNNNNNNNNNNNNNNNNNNNNNNNNNNNNNNNNNNNNNNNNNNNNNNNNNNNNNNNNNNNNNNNNNNNNNNNNNNNNNNNNNNNNNNNNNNNNNNNNNNNNNNNNNNNNNNNNNNNNNNNNNNNNNNNNNNNNNNNNNNNNNNNNNNNNNNNNNNNNNNNNNNNNNNNNNNNNNNNNNNNNNNNNNNNNNNNNNNNNNNNNNNNNNNNNNNNNNNNNNNNNNNNNNNNNNNNNNNNNNNNNNNNNNNNNNNNNNNNNNNNNNNNNNNNNNNNNNNNNNNNNNNNNNNNNNNNNNNNNNNNNNNNNNNNNNNNNNNNNNNNNNNNNNNNNNNNNNNNNNNNN
Protein-coding regions in this window:
- the MIS18A gene encoding LOW QUALITY PROTEIN: protein Mis18-alpha (The sequence of the model RefSeq protein was modified relative to this genomic sequence to represent the inferred CDS: inserted 1 base in 1 codon; substituted 2 bases at 2 genomic stop codons), giving the protein MLGTVLNAYSVTFNICSDDPRKKLSINGDGRSRGRSLRFNTLVFGRWELDRSFVFPFKXKNPTQKPRRLRXEACAVRPRRKPSASRSQPLRFEAEASAPLCPSSXTHAPSPHLRRPAPLLGSARAGGLKAMAESDPLEATFQRSLHIQKLKARDVTEDDVVRCMQKQAKIINGPGIGSDLDAQRREMPCVFLCSRCQRPLGDSLSWEGTDFEGNFFFLNAVSANVYVDKEQKLSTRKNEYGCMIETLSCNGCSLNIGQIYRCTPRHLDYKRDLFCFDVSSVDGYILGSAENEAVPENEEPVTLDKQDVMESILKKLQVIMHGLELRVSLVESVVSGLCDTT